The following proteins come from a genomic window of Malus domestica chromosome 02, GDT2T_hap1:
- the LOC103426785 gene encoding receptor homology region, transmembrane domain- and RING domain-containing protein 3 has product MREAVVGFFVVVYLQLLQLSSANIVLQPSGILIPDLPAKYAVAVGGSEICGALLVADPLDACLPLRYGVQSNETDITRFALVERGECTFEDKVQHAQNAGFHAVIVYDNRREKLVHMTINSKNVTIRAVFVSKASGEMLKEHARGEEGECCIFVLPNEKAWSVFAVCFISFLTVLGLLVIALCAQRNWSWTTQGRNQLPKSADTKIVDALPCFTFSSAGLDECHTEETCAICLENYKDSEILKVLPCQHEFHSSCVDSWLKKWGRNCPVCKNDIRKKIANAEIKRKTWLYNYNHEASSVITIVTSNIVSVVSFQGCSCFLWTSIQTPLECVPLRGLKRHKGILPVFPTEKRNTAAAVRFLSPPFPSSAGFSRKINQTANRFHKNQSYLYNTSSSSWVLLEVVLLCCSSESEVVTVDVQEAKHLLESGYGYLEVRTEEEYKKGHVDTKKILNIPYMFNTPKGMVKNPQFLEEVSSACNKDDLIVVGCQSGVRSLYATADLLAAGFKNVSNMGGGYLAWIEHDFPVTKPEDADRKKPEDVVQPKKAEDVDQQKKAKEEL; this is encoded by the exons ATGAGGGAAGCCGTAGTGGGATTCTTTGTGGTTGTTTATCTTCAGCTTCTCCAACTTAGCTCAGCTAACATTGTTCTCCAACCATCTGGAATTCTTATCCCCGACCTTCCCGCCAAATATG CTGTTGCTGTCGGCGGCTCTGAAATATGTGGAGCTTTGCTTGTAGCAGACCCTTTGGATGCCTGCTTGCCTCTGCGCTATGGTGTTCAATCAAATGAAACTGATATAACAAGGTTTGCTTTAGTAGAAAGAGGTGAATGTACTTTTGAGGATAAAGTGCAACACGCTCAAAATGCCGGATTTCATGCTGTGATTGTTTACGATAATAGAAGAGAAAAATTGGTTCACA TGACGATAAACAGCAAGAATGTTACAATTCGTGCTGTATTTGTTTCCAAAGCATCTGGTGAAATGCTAAAGGAACATGCTCGTGGGGAAGAAGGGGAATGCTGCATCTTCGTATTACCAAATGAAAAGGCCTGGTCGGTGTTCGCTGTATGTTTCATCTCATTTCTAACTGTATTGGGTCTCCTTGTGATTGCCCTCTGTGCTCAGAGAAACTGGAGCTGGACTACTCAAGGAAGAAACCAACTTCCTAAAAGTGCTGATACCAAGATTGTGGATGCTCTACCTTGCTTCACATTCAGTTCTGCCGGTTTGGATGAATGCCACACTGAAGAAACTTGTGCCATCTGCCTTGAGAATTACAAAGATTCCGAAATTCTTAAAGTTCTCCCCTGCCAACATG AATTTCATTCAAGCTGTGTGGATTCATGGCTGAAAAAATGGGGGAGAAACTGCCCCGTGTGCAAGAACGATATAAGAAAGAAAATTGCGAATGCTGAG ATCAAGAGAAAAACCTGGTTATACAATTA CAACCATGAGGCTTCTTCTGTCATCACCATTGTCACATCCAACATTGTGTCTGTTGTTTCTTTTCAGGGTTGCTCCTGTTTTTTGTGGACATCCATACAAACGCCACTCGAATGTGTTCCATTGCGTGGATTGAAGAGACATAAG GGAATTCTTCCGGTCTTCCCCACAGAAAAACGAAACACCGCAGCAGCAGTAAGGTTCCTCAGCCCACCTTTTCCATCCTCAGCTGGTTTTTCCCGGAAAATCAACCAAACAGCCAACAGATTTCACAAAAACCAGAGCTACTTATATAACACCAGTTCTTCCTCATGGGTTCTATTGGAAG TTGTTCTGTTATGCTGTAGCTCGGAATCGGAAGTTGTCACCGTtgatgttcaagaagcaaaACATCTGCTCGAATCTGGCTATGGTTATTTGGAAGTTAG GACGGAGGAGGAGTACAAGAAAGGGCATGTGGATACAAAGAAGATTCTGAACATTCCTTACATGTTCAATACACCTAAAG GTATGGTGAAAAATCCCCAGTTTTTGGAAGAGGTTTCATCTGCCTGCAACAAAGATGACCTTATTGTTGTG GGTTGTCAAAGTGGTGTTAGATCCCTTTATGCAACTGCTGATCTTCTGGCTGCT GGTTTCAAGAATGTGAGCAACATGGGAGGAGGCTATCTCGCTTGGATCGAGCATGATTTTCCGGTTACTAAGCCGGAAGACGCTGACCGGAAAAAGCCAGAAGATGTTGTGCAACCGAAAAAGGCAGAAGATGTAGACCAGcagaagaaagcaaaagaagagcTCTAG
- the LOC103426784 gene encoding MLO-like protein 4, with product MEEREGRSLAETPTWTVACVTCVMVVLGFFFNGSLERVGKWLDKTKRKSLIAALQKIKEELMLFGVMSLLMSHFIIIVAKICVKSSVMSSRFFPCASESEFLNAVEHVLVPTSGNLNSSVSRVQVKAGSQHGYCPEGHESFASQQSLEQLHRLMFVLGITHVFYSFVAIVLAMIKLYSWRVWENEAKEAIKTLEDTAQGQPGIQRMRRLSTFICHHTSHPWSQHRVLVWLLCFSRQFWSSINRSSYMALRFGFITTHQLPLSYDFHNYMIRSMEEEFRDIVGVSLPLWIYTICCVVLDFHGSNLYFWLSFLPAILILLIGTKLHRIVVKLAVEIMEESPYMENHQFKLRDELFWFKKPWLLLRVIQLISFQNALEMATFIWSLWEIKEPLCFMDNRTFLVIRLTFGVVTQFWCSFITFPLYVIITQMGSRFKKSVVSENVRNSLHGWKRRVKARQGTSSTATTHLVRTSTSSDSIVDETHKLESSSSNSSERSSFKKQNTSFRHLQGGDEKLETPLSVGPVYDSYSDDNDEGDHHHDDHSNIKDELALLPP from the exons ATGGAGGAGAGGGAAGGAAGATCCTTGGCTGAAACCCCAACATGGACGGTTGCTTGTGTGACCTGTGTCATGGTTGTTCTTGGGTTCTTCTTCAATGGCTCTTTGGAACGGGTTGGAAAG TGGTTGGATAAGACTAAAAGGAAGTCTCTAATTGCTGCTCTGCAGAAGATTAAAGAAG AGCTCATGCTTTTTGGGGTTATGTCATTGTTGATGAGTCACTTCATTATCATTGTGGCCAAGATTTGTGTTAAATCGTCGGTTATGAGCAGCCGGTTCTTTCCATGTGCATCGGAGAGTGAATTTTTGAATGCTGTTGAACATGTTCTTGTTCCGACTTCGGGTAATTTGAATAGTTCAGTCTCCAGAGTACAGGTGAAGGCTGGTTCTCAACACGGCTATTGTCCTGAG GGTCACGAATCCTTTGCTTCTCAACAAAGTCTTGAACAGCTTCACCGTTTGATGTTTGTGCTCGGCATCACCCATGTTTTTTACAGCTTCGTAGCCATTGTCCTAGCCATGATTAAG TTATACAGCTGGAGAGTATGGGAAAATGAAGCCAAAGAAGCAATTAAGACCTTAGAAG ATACCGCGCAAGGTCAACCAGGTATTCAAAGAATGAGGAGATTGTCTACTTTCATATGTCACCACACATCCCATCCATGGAGTCAGCACAGAGTTCTTGTTTGGCTG CTTTGTTTCAGCCGCCAGTTCTGGAGTTCTATAAACCGGTCTTCTTACATGGCTTTGCGCTTCGGCTTCATCACT ACTCATCAACTTCCTTTGTCGTATGATTTCCATAATTATATGATTCGCAGCATGGAGGAAGAATTTCGGGATATTGTTGGTGTCAG TTTGCCTCTTTGGATTTACACCATCTGTTGCGTTGTTCTAGATTTTCAtg GAAGCAACCTTTACTTTTGGCTGTCCTTCCTTCCAGCCATT TTGATCCTGCTTATTGGTACAAAACTGCACCGAATAGTGGTAAAGCTGGCTGTCGAAATCATGGAAGAAAGTCCGTATATGGAAAATCATCAGTTTAAACTAAGAGATGAGCTCTTCTGGTTTAAGAAGCCCTGGCTTCTTTTACGTGTAATACAACTGATATCCTTCCAG AATGCCCTCGAGATGGCAACTTTCATCTGGTCCCTG TGGGAAATTAAGGAACCTTTGTGTTTCATGGACAACCGTACTTTCCTTGTGATTCGCTTGACATTTGG GGTTGTCACACAGTTCTGGTGTAGCTTTATAACATTCCCACTCTATGTTATCATCACACAGATGGGTTCAAGGTTCAAGAAATCTGTAGTATCCGAAAATGTAAGAAATTCGCTACATGGATGGAAAAGGAGAGTGAAGGCCAGACAAGGTACTTCATCCACTGCTACTACACACTTGGTGAGGACATCAACATCATCCGATTCTATTGTGGATGAAACTCACAAACTAGAAAGTTCTTCCTCAAACTCTTCGGAGAGAAGTTCCTTCAAGAAACAGAATACATCTTTCCGACATCTGCAGGGCGGAGATGAGAAGTTAGAAACTCCTCTCTCTGTTGGTCCAGTTTACGACAGTTATAGCGATGACAACGATGAGGGTGATCACCATCACGATGATCATAGTAACATAAAAGATGAATTGGCTCTCCTTCCACCATAA
- the LOC103418269 gene encoding aspartic proteinase nepenthesin-1-like, which yields MSHNILLFSLGLVAFLMFAASMGGKAQGFSIKMFTTLSPNLTLLEKHQKLIQVSKSRAHRFQPITNPNSSSPVLVPNTIRSYVRHAFSDFFYTVITIGTPPQVANLAIDTGSAFTWVQSAECRKCIVTPLPGFDLRKSSSSRVLPYNHPLCVPPFLSPRGRGCSYLLEYADRTTTEGLVGFEKFTFLSEQGQQDVPLAFGLGLVNNIIFSVRDDDHPNPIIGIMGLGRDHPTSILRQLTLLRFSYCLAPQFEATPSLLHFGDDAKIIGATNVRSTPILGGPDDHYYVRLNGISLNGQLLPIDPNLFKLGGGGVVVDTGAPYSLIVDEAFQILRQAVVDYFYNMYQWQPIPKTARDDFDLCYDFHTVFTAPSVMLHFEGGDMEVHKPSLFTVVEKKSELCMTILSLGTSENLPSIVGAVQQVNYKFLFDVGARMLHFAEEDC from the coding sequence ATGTCTCATAACATTCTACTTTTCTCTCTTGGTCTAGTAGCCTTCCTCATGTTTGCAGCAAGCATGGGAGGCAAGGCACAAGGTTTCAGCATCAAGATGTTCACCACCCTTTCACCAAACCTCACCCTACTtgaaaaacaccaaaaactAATCCAAGTCTCGAAATCTCGAGCCCATCGATTTCAACCGATCACGaaccctaattcatcatcaCCAGTACTGGTCCCAAACACCATAAGGTCTTACGTTAGACATGCATTCAGTGACTTCTTTTACACAGTGATCACCATCGGCACACCTCCACAGGTAGCCAACCTGGCAATCGACACCGGTAGTGCTTTTACCTGGGTTCAGTCTGCAGAATGCAGAAAGTGTATCGTCACGCCATTGCCAGGCTTCGACCTCAGGAAATCATCCTCGTCAAGAGTCCTGCCTTATAATCACCCGCTTTGTGTTCCTCCATTCCTCAGCCCTCGCGGCCGTGGCTGTTCCTATCTTTTAGAGTATGCTGACCGTACTACCACTGAGGGTTTGGTCGGATTTGAGAAATTTACATTCTTATCCGAGCAAGGGCAACAAGATGTCCCATTGGCGTTTGGGTTAGGACTGGTGAACAATATAATCTTCAGCGTCCGTGACGACGATCATCCGAATCCGATAATCGGGATTATGGGGTTAGGGAGGGATCATCCCACAAGTATTCTAAGACAACTCACCCTTCTAAGATTTTCCTATTGCCTAGCGCCACAATTTGAGGCCACCCCATCATTGTTACATTTTGGTGACGATGCAAAAATTATAGGTGCCACAAATGTACGTAGCACACCAATTTTGGGCGGTCCAGACGACCATTATTACGTGAGATTAAATGGTATAAGCCTCAACGGACAACTTCTCCCCATCGATCCGAACTTATTCAAGCTAGGGGGAGGAGGGGTGGTTGTTGATACGGGGGCTCCGTACAGTCTTATCGTCGACGAAGCGTTCCAGATCTTGAGGCAGGCTGTGGTGGACTACTTTTACAACATGTACCAATGGCAACCAATTCCGAAAACTGCGAGAGACGACTTTGACCTTTGCTACGACTTCCATACAGTATTCACTGCACCGTCAGTGATGCTTCACTTCGAGGGCGGCGATATGGAGGTGCATAAGCCGTCACTCTTCACAGTCGTTGAAAAAAAGAGTGAGTTATGCATGACGATATTGTCACTGGGTACTAGTGAAAACTTGCCAAGCATCGTGGGCGCGGTTCAGCAGGTTAATTATAAGTTTTTGTTTGACGTTGGTGCAAGGATGTTGCACTTTGCTGAAGAAGATTGTTGA